In the Candidatus Bathyarchaeia archaeon genome, AAAGATTTGAACACGCCTTCTTTGAAAGCCTCTTGAACACTTCTGTCCTCAGGGTCAGGGATAACAATGTAGCCTCTCTTTTTCAGTGTTAATGCCTTATCTAGGTCGCGTAGTCGTACTTCGCCGCCTATTGCTTTGGCACCTTGACCCCACTTGCGCTCGATCACGTTGACTTCAAGCTTAGAAATGGCGTAAACATCAACGCCCAAGCGCTGGTCTTCCACGTTTGTTTGAACTACCACGTCACCGTGTTTTCCATCCCAGAACTTTCGGAACGCGTCGACTCTGCGCTTTAGTTCTTTACTTTCCGTGACCTTGCCTTTGTTGATTTTGGCGTCCAAGTCCATTCCAACAACATTTTCGCCAACGGTTATGATTGCACCTGAAAGGGCTGCACCTACGGCTAAGCCTTCCCAGTTTAACCGGGCTACCTCAGTTGAGCCGAAAGCTCCAGTCAATATTGGCACTTTTAACGGTATGCCAGCTACTTTGGTTTCGATGTTTGCGTTTTCGAAAAGGGCTTTATCAGAATCTGGCTCGATGCCTTCTGCGCCGAAGAGCGACGCATGTATGTTGAAGTCAGACCAGTCTAGTCGGAAGTCTTTGAGGGCTCCGGCTGTGCTGCAGCCGTATTGACCTGGTTCGGGGTAGAGGGCTTCGCGTCCTCGAAAGGCCGAAAGACTGATTTCGCACATGATGGGGCAATCGCGGATACATAATGGACACATGCCGCTTGTTGGGCTTACGTCTTTGACTCTTGTTGTTGTTCCACTGGTGGATTTGCCGTTAAGATATGCACTATTACGGGTTACTCTTTCGCTCATATTTAAACCTAAATTGTAGCCAATAAACAGCTCAAACTATTAAGTATTAGGTAAACTAGATCGTGGATTATGAAAATCGCAATATCAAATGCGTTTTTTTCTCTTCTTCGACTTTTCCAAATTCACCTGAACAGTTGAAGCTTCACCTCTGTTTCCACTACTAACTTTAAATGTGAAAGATGTCATTTTCTTTTAGCAGTCTTTCTCTGAGAGAAGGAGAAGTTCGATCACGTTGACCCAAAAAACATTTATACCCATCAAAGACGCAGACTTCGTTTTTGAAAACTCACCAGTTAAAATAATTGTTAATAGAAATTGCCCCGAAATTGAACTTGCCGGAATGAAGGTTGGACCTTTTGAAGAGGGAAGAGAATACGACGTCAAATACTGGATAGCTCATCAGCTTGAAAAAACAGGTATAGCCCACATCAAAGAAGAAGAACAACTTGACATTAAGAAAATCAACAATATACATTGGAAGGAAAGCGGCATCGTCCACGCTCGGCAACTCTCCACCCTCGAAGAAGAATTCTATCCTAAA is a window encoding:
- a CDS encoding FMN-binding glutamate synthase family protein, which encodes MSERVTRNSAYLNGKSTSGTTTRVKDVSPTSGMCPLCIRDCPIMCEISLSAFRGREALYPEPGQYGCSTAGALKDFRLDWSDFNIHASLFGAEGIEPDSDKALFENANIETKVAGIPLKVPILTGAFGSTEVARLNWEGLAVGAALSGAIITVGENVVGMDLDAKINKGKVTESKELKRRVDAFRKFWDGKHGDVVVQTNVEDQRLGVDVYAISKLEVNVIERKWGQGAKAIGGEVRLRDLDKALTLKKRGYIVIPDPEDRSVQEAFKEGVFKS